In a genomic window of Athene noctua chromosome 24, bAthNoc1.hap1.1, whole genome shotgun sequence:
- the SFPQ gene encoding splicing factor, proline- and glutamine-rich, protein MSRDRFRSRGGGGGGFHRRGGGGGRGGPNHDFRSPPPGMGMGQNRGPMGGGPQGPGGPPGGGPKPEPPKPPASTSAPPSSSSSAGATTAGPAGSQAGPGAPPPSALPAGQPPQQQTPVSAPSSAPSGPGGQPQPKPSPSPTPAGGPKKGQGQSPGGGPKGPGGPQQGPGGPHKGGPGHRGGPGGEPRGRGQQHQGQQSLSSQQGSAGGGGGGEKLSDEGFKANLSLLRRPGEKTYTQRCRLFVGNLPADITDEDFKRLFAKYGEPGEVFINKGKGFGFIKLESRALAEIAKAELDDTPMRGRQLRVRFATHAAALSVRNLSPYVSNELLEEAFSQFGPVERAVVIVDDRGRSTGKGIVEFASKPAARKAFERCTEGVFLLTTTPRPVIVEPLEQLDDEDGLPEKLAQKNPMYQKERETPPRFAQPGSFEFEYSQRWKSLDEMEKQQREQVAKNMKDAKDKLESEMEDAYHEHQANLLRQDLMRRQEELRRMEELHNQEMQKRKEIQLRQEEERRRREEEMMIRQREMEEQMRRQREENYSRMGYMDPRERDMRMGGATTMNMGDPYASAAQKFPPLGGGGGIGYEANPGVGQAAMSGSMMGSDMVKMKAE, encoded by the exons ATGTCGCGGGATCGGTTCCGTAGCCGTGGCGGCGGTGGAGGCGGCTTCcaccggcgcggcggcggcggtggccgcGGCGGCCCCAACCACGATTTCCGCTCTCCGCCGCCCGGCATGGGCATGGGCCAGAACCGCGGCCCGATGGGGGGCGGCCCGCAGGGCCCGGGCGGCCCGCCGGGCGGAGGCCCGAAGCCCGAGCCTCCGAAGCCGCCCGCGTCGACCTCTGCTCCGCCTTCTTCGTCCTCTTCAGCCGGCGCCACCACGGCGGGACCTGCCGGCAGCCAGGCCGGCCCGGGAGCGCCTCCGCCGTCCGCGCTACCCGCGGGGCAGCCGCCGCAGCAGCAGACCCCGGTGTCGGCGCCCTCCTCGGCGCCCTCCGGCCCGGGGGGCCAGCCGCAGCCCAAGCCGAGCCCCAGCCCCACCCCAGCCGGCGGCCCTAAGAAAGGACAAGGACAATCGCCCGGCGGCGGGCCCAAGGGACCGGGTGGCCCCCAGCAAGGGCCCGGCGGGCCGCACAAGGGCGGGCCAGGGCaccgcggcgggccgggcggaGAGCCGCGCGGCCGCGGGCAGCAACACCAGGGACAGCAGAGCCTCTCCTCGCAGCAGGgctcggccggcggcggcggtggcggcgagAAGCTCTCGGACGAG GGATTTAAAGCAAACCTCTCTCTTCTGAGGCGGCCTGGAGAGAAGACCTATACTCAGCGTTGCCGCTTGTTTGTTGGGAATTTGCCTGCTGATATAACAGACGAAGACTTTAAAAGACTGTTCGCCAAATATGGGGAGCCAGGAGAGGTTTTTATCAACAAGGGGAAAGGCTTTGGATTCATTAAATTG GAATCTAGAGCCCTTGCAGAAATTGCGAAGGCAGAACTGGATGATACCCCCATGAGGGGTCGACAGCTTCGTGTTCGGTTTGCCACACATGCTGCTGCTCTTTCAGTGCGTAATCTTTCACCTTATGTGTCCAACGAGTTACTGGAGGAAGCTTTTTCCCAGTTTGGTCCAGTGGAAAGAGCTGTTGTGATTGTAGATGATCGAGGTAGATCAACAGGAAAAGGCATTGTTGAGTTCGCATCAAAGCCAGCTGCAAGAAAAGCATTTGAACGGTGTACCGAAGGAGTGTTTTTGTTGACAAC CACTCCTAGGCCAGTTATTGTGGAACCATTGGAACAACTGGATGATGAAGATGGTCTTCCAGAAAAGCTTGCTCAGAAGAATCCAATGTATCAAAA GGAAAGAGAGACTCCTCCCCGTTTTGCTCAGCCTGGCAGTTTTGAATTTGAATATTCCCAGAGGTGGAAATCTTTagatgaaatggaaaaacagCAGAGAGAGCAAGTGGCAAAAAACATGAAAGATGCCAAGGACAAACTTGAAAGCGAAATGGAAGATGCTTATCATGAGCATCAGGCAAACCTCTTGCGTCAAG ACCTTATGAGGCGTCAGGAAGAATTGAGACGTATGGAAGAACTCCATAATCAGGAAATGCAGAAACGCAAGGAAATTCAGCTGAG gcaggaggaggagcgTCGCAGGCGGGAAGAGGAAATGATGATACGTCAACGGGAGATGGAAGAACAAATGAGAAGACAGAGGGAAGAGAATTATAGTAGAATGGGTTACATGGATCCA AGGGAGAGAGACATGAGAATGGGTGGTGCCACCACAATGAACATGGGAG ATCCCTATGCTTCTGCAGCCCAGAAATTTCCACCTCTCGGAGGTGGTGGCGGCATAGGTTATGAAGCTAATCCAGGAGTTGGCCAAGCAGCCATGAGTGGTTCTATGATGGGAAGTGACATG